Proteins found in one Isachenkonia alkalipeptolytica genomic segment:
- a CDS encoding LTA synthase family protein, protein MNAPHRYLWKISLIMILPILLSEYLFRTEIASVATWLINHPFMFLLNLAVLVGLTLFFAFLFRRLDVSVWFVLMFSVIIGIVNANKFSLRSVPFMLNDFFLLRELWVLLPEFWTIRWVFLALFKIPVVIGAFFLVRKWLGAIPFKEIKKHVGISFVFCLGLIVIGNGIYAESHSPWELGFIYSLPRSIGYQEVVRPVGWDEIEEQIASEEESSEEGDREKAVKEEDPNVIIIMSESFWDVKELDVEYSQNPIAYFDSLKEESIHGDIYVPVFGGGTANSEFEVLTGLTLKNYPNDWHMVYREEIDYRLPSLASVFREAGYQTKALHPYHSWYYEREEVYPRLGFQETKFKEDLEGAETLGPFISDEVITDELIKQLKSTEEPVFSFTVTMQNHGPYNERRNPPVIDFETDLEDQEEEMLQIFTDGTYHSDQALKRLVEFLRDWEEPTLLLFFSDHLPMLGDNYSIYRDLGLIGEETPEELQDDLRLHTVPYILWSNYSDEEQEKPLKNASFLSPLILEEANTEKPQHMEAISGIHQRAPLITNSYLKDPQGNRYDQETEEYREVLSLYGSIRDQLVYEAKHLRGIPNSNKEINRIRQ, encoded by the coding sequence TCCCCATCGATATTTATGGAAGATCAGTTTGATTATGATTTTACCTATTTTACTTAGTGAATACCTTTTTCGAACGGAAATCGCCTCCGTGGCGACTTGGTTAATCAACCATCCCTTTATGTTTTTATTGAACCTCGCGGTACTGGTGGGGTTAACGTTGTTTTTTGCCTTTTTATTTCGGCGGTTGGATGTCAGCGTTTGGTTTGTACTCATGTTCAGTGTCATTATCGGGATCGTCAATGCCAATAAATTCAGTTTGAGAAGTGTGCCCTTTATGCTCAATGATTTTTTCCTATTACGGGAACTTTGGGTATTGCTGCCGGAATTCTGGACGATAAGATGGGTATTTTTGGCCCTGTTTAAAATCCCGGTGGTTATCGGTGCCTTTTTCCTTGTGAGAAAATGGTTAGGAGCCATTCCTTTTAAGGAAATCAAAAAACACGTTGGGATCTCCTTTGTATTCTGTCTCGGACTGATCGTAATCGGAAATGGCATTTATGCAGAAAGTCATAGCCCCTGGGAGCTGGGATTCATATATTCCCTTCCCCGATCCATCGGGTATCAAGAGGTGGTAAGACCCGTGGGCTGGGATGAAATCGAAGAGCAAATAGCCTCCGAGGAAGAAAGTTCCGAAGAGGGGGACCGGGAAAAAGCCGTCAAGGAAGAAGACCCGAATGTGATTATCATCATGAGCGAATCCTTCTGGGATGTGAAGGAACTGGATGTGGAGTACTCGCAAAATCCCATTGCATATTTTGACAGTTTAAAGGAGGAAAGTATTCATGGGGATATCTATGTTCCGGTGTTTGGAGGAGGAACGGCGAACTCCGAGTTTGAAGTTCTAACGGGGCTTACCTTGAAGAACTATCCCAATGACTGGCATATGGTGTACCGGGAGGAAATAGACTATCGACTGCCCTCTTTGGCTTCTGTTTTCCGGGAAGCGGGGTACCAAACCAAGGCCCTTCATCCTTACCATTCCTGGTATTATGAACGGGAAGAAGTCTACCCCCGGCTGGGTTTCCAGGAAACCAAGTTTAAAGAGGATCTGGAAGGGGCCGAAACCTTAGGACCCTTTATTTCCGATGAAGTGATAACCGATGAGCTGATTAAACAACTGAAATCTACGGAGGAACCGGTTTTCAGTTTCACTGTTACCATGCAAAACCATGGACCCTATAACGAAAGAAGAAATCCCCCGGTCATAGATTTTGAGACGGACCTGGAAGACCAAGAGGAGGAAATGTTACAAATTTTTACCGATGGAACCTACCACTCGGACCAGGCCTTAAAAAGATTAGTGGAGTTCTTAAGAGACTGGGAGGAACCTACTCTGCTATTGTTTTTCAGCGATCATCTGCCCATGCTCGGGGATAATTATAGTATTTATCGGGATTTGGGACTGATAGGAGAGGAAACACCGGAAGAACTTCAGGACGATCTGAGACTTCACACGGTTCCCTATATACTATGGTCGAATTATTCCGATGAAGAACAGGAAAAACCCTTGAAAAATGCATCTTTTCTAAGCCCCCTAATTCTTGAAGAAGCCAATACGGAAAAACCCCAGCATATGGAGGCCATATCCGGAATTCATCAGCGGGCCCCCTTAATAACCAACAGCTATCTGAAAGATCCCCAGGGGAATCGATACGATCAGGAAACGGAAGAATACCGGGAAGTCCTGAGTTTATACGGCAGTATTCGAGATCAGCTGGTATATGAGGCGAAACATCTCCGGGGCATACCGAATTCCAATAAAGAGATTAATCGAATACGACAATAA
- the tnpA gene encoding IS200/IS605 family transposase, with the protein MQLDSNKHSVFLMNYHLVLVSKYRRKVFDGKVSERAKEIFSYIAPNYNITLVEWNHDQDHVHILFRGHPNSELSKFINAYKSASSRLLKKEYPAIGSKLWKDHFWSRSYCLLTTGGAPLEVIKNYIESQGEK; encoded by the coding sequence ATGCAGTTGGATAGCAATAAACATTCAGTGTTTCTGATGAATTATCATCTGGTATTGGTCAGCAAATATCGACGCAAAGTCTTTGATGGGAAAGTTTCAGAACGAGCAAAAGAAATTTTTTCTTATATAGCACCGAACTACAATATCACACTAGTGGAATGGAATCATGATCAAGACCATGTTCATATTCTTTTCAGAGGGCATCCCAACAGTGAACTTTCGAAGTTTATCAACGCCTATAAAAGCGCTAGTTCAAGACTTTTGAAAAAAGAGTATCCTGCCATAGGAAGTAAACTTTGGAAAGACCATTTTTGGTCAAGGAGTTACTGTTTACTTACAACCGGAGGAGCCCCGTTGGAGGTTATAAAAAACTATATTGAAAGCCAGGGGGAAAAGT